The Hemiscyllium ocellatum isolate sHemOce1 chromosome 31, sHemOce1.pat.X.cur, whole genome shotgun sequence sequence TGTAGTAAAGCAGAATTTATAGGCAAAAATTCATTTCCTCTTCCAGCCAAAGAAAAATACACTAACAAAATAATAGGTGTTCCTAGAATGGTCTGGTCAGTAAAAATCACTGCTTAAAGTGGTGATGAAGTAAAAGGCACAAATAGAATTACTGACCTGTGCTGAATTAGCTGACCTTGCTCAGAGCTATATTTAGGAGAACTGCAGTTAGCTAAGTGCCCTAcctaacagagagaggggagagaaattGGCCAAAAATCAAGCTTCTTCGTAATATCTGATAAGTCATTCACTAATATCTTGAGATTTCACCAGTGTTCAGATGGGTCGCTGCCTGCCCTTGATTTGCTTTGAACTGTATTATAGTTAACAAACCATTCGTTAGTTTGTTGCGACTGGTCTTATTGTCCTTTGTTCTAATTACAGGAAAGGTGATTACCACAGGTATCTGGCAGAGTTTGCAACAGGGAATGATAGGAAGGAGGCAGCAGAAAACAGCCTGGTTGCATACAAGGCGGCTAGTGATATTGCAATGACAGAACTTCCACCAACACACCCCATTCGCTTAGGCCTTGCTTTGAATTTCTCTGTATTCTACTATGAAATTCTCAACTCTCCTGACCGTGCCTGCAGGTATGTATACAGTATGCATAAAAACTAGAACAACAGATATTTAGGTTTCCAGTTGTAGTCTTCCCTCCTAAGGTTGCTGAGCCACATTAGATGACCTCTGTTACCTTATTGGAGTAACCATATTTGTAAAGACGGGGAAGAGAGCCTATGCTTCaactgtggtgggcaaattgtcaACCTAGTCCTGAGTTAAGGTTTAGACCTCCTCTGGGCAAATACTTCATTGGAGTACTGGAGAGCTACAATTTTAGACACTATCTTTTGAAGATGTTAAACTGAAGTCCTGTCTTAATCCTGGGGGTTGGCGGGGTGTTAAATGAATGTTAAAAGATTCTGTCGACATTTTCAAGGGATTTCTGATGGTGGCCTGGCTAACAAACCCTCGTGCAGGTTTGCCAAAACAGATTAATGGGCTATTCATCTCCAATGTGGGAGGTAGCTAATGCATAATGGTTACAGTTTTTATCCAATGAATCACCATACTGAAATCGATAAGACTGAATATTAACTGTTGAGACTGAAATGCTAAGTGCTAGTCTGGGTTTTCAAATGTAGTTAAGTTAGCTGAAGCACCAATATGAAAAATCATTTTCACCTCACAGATTggcaaaggcagcatttgatgATGCAATTGCAGAACTGGACACCTTGAGTGAAGAAAGCTACAAGGACTCTACACTCATTATGCAGTTGTTACGTGACAACTTGACACTATGGACTTCAGACATGCAGGGAGATGGTACGTAACCAGCAAGTACTTCCGATTTCCACAGAACCATATCTTTTTATTTGCTAAATGCAATCAGttccctttttttttgtattgcCTAGGTGTTCTTTGTTCTCAGCCCACTGACACCAATACATTGGTGGAAGGGGGTATCGCATTCATTTGGGGtatttaaatctgtgccctggAAGCTGTGGAGGTTCTTCAGGGTTTCTTGTCTGCACTTGTCCATGCATATCAAATAATTATTGCCAAAGCAGTGGAAGGCTTTTTGATGTGTGGGATATTTCATTTGTGGAGTATATTCAAAGGGAAATAGAAAATAAATAAGATGAGCTATTGAATCTCCTGCATTACCTTGCTGTCTAATCAAACAAAATGTCTGCTGATTATCTGAGAGAATTGTGTTCTAATCTGATCAAAGGACTCAATCAATTGGAATTGAACTTGGCCCACTCAACTTTTAACATTTGGAAGGGTTGAAACTTTGACTCTGCCGGGCATATAATCAGGATTAGGTCATTGAGCCACTCAAGTCTGCTGTTGAGCCTGGAGTCCATGAAAATGTTTTCAAGGCTAAGCTTCCGATTCTCCCCTTGCTGTGAATATGTACCTTATTCTGATAGAGGTTTCTCTTGTTGATTATTGTCTAGCTGTTTGGGAACTGTAGAAGACTTAGTCTTCACAGAGTATACCTACTTTGTGTAACCTGAGACCAGATTATACCATCCTCATACCATGTGCTGGTGCTCTCAATTCAGATATCGTGGGTTCTGATCAGAGAGAGAGCTTGGTCGTGTGGAGTTAATGGTGAACTTTGTTTAATCTGCTAAATAACGCTTTGGTGAGCACTCAGTTTCTTCATATGATTTCTACAATTGGATTTGAGAATTTACCAAAGTAGGCAAAACAATGAAATTGCAATTTATCTTTGCCTTGTCTGAGCATGAGTTCAGATAGCATTTACAACATATTGATTATGGATGAATTATCCTTTTTAAAGCAGAACTACCTCAGCCTTTGTCTGAATTTGACTTTAATCAATCTTAATTTGAGGTTTCAGTTCCAATATAACTTGGGAGTCAGTGGGCACTATATATCGTGCTTTTATTTCCTGTCCCAATGCACCATATTCTTCTAGTTGTTTCCTGTGCTCTAGTATAGAGACAACTTTTACTTGTGGGAACAAACAAACATAGGTCTTAATGGTATTGACTAATGATATTGTCTGCATTTGGCAGTTTCTCCACTAATTGTTGCTGAATGAATGATCGCTTTCTGAGCCCAGGTGACATTAGTTGACATTGTGAAAAGCAGTCCCAATAACCATACATCTTCCCATCTCATTTGAGGATTCTCCTGTTTCACTTATGTTCCATTTGTTATGtactgttttgttttcctctttaGTATTCACATTCCTGTTTtttcttccattcctttctccttCCTGAATAGATTCCTAAAGGATATGAACCATTCATTCCCCCTTTAAACTGTACTTTGTAAGTCATTGAGAATGCCAAGCATTTGTCCTATCAGATGTCACAATACCATTTTAAAGTTAAGTTTTCATGATGTATTGTTAGGTCTTATCCCAGAGAAAATGGTGTCAGTGATGGGGCACATGTCATGTCAGTTGCTGAACCTGGCCTATTTTGTGATTCTTATTGTATTAGCTCATTGGGGCATTTGAGCCTTGTGTGCTGTATCTTAATAAACTATTTGAagctggcaaatgaagttcaggTATTTCCTGTGCTTCTGCCCTTCTAGAATCTACTTTAAAATGACATAACCAGAGCTGTGGGATgtggtggaatgtgttagtgtgCCCTTAGTTTTGGGTGGCTCTGATTTGGGAAAGAAAGCATCACAATGTACAGCAGAAAAAAAGCCCCACTCCATCACTAACTGGAACTCCACAGAAATCAAAGCCAGTAAGAAGAAGGACATTTTTAATCTTGGATTTGTGGTTTTCATATTTATCTGGTATTGTGACATCTGCCTCAACTTTGAATTAACCTGTGTGGCTTGTCTCACAGCTAGGTCTGCCTCAGCATTCCAAAAGTATTGGACATACTCTGGTGCATTTTAACAAGTGGGCATGTTTGGACTTCAGTTTGTGGTTTCAGCTGCTTGTGGATTTCTGTGGTGCTGTAGTTTGATGTTGTCACAATCAGCATACAACAGACTGGGATAATGATGCCCTGCATCATGGCTGTTTTCATTGGGACCTTGTAGTTTCATAGTGATGTAGAAGAGTAGTTGACTCCAGAATCTGGTTATGAGGTACTTAATTCACTTGTTCCTTGCTTGGGCTTGGTAGATTGAAAGATTGGGTGAAGTATCTCTGTTAGGCCTAGTCCAATTCAAACTATTTTCATTACCCCCATCCCTGTCAAAGGGAGGTTACCACCAGCACACTGAAGTAGAATTCTAGAAAATCTTTCAAAGTTCATAGTGTTTCATTGCAAATAATCATGTTGTGCTGAGGCACACCAGCTGTCAAACCTTTGAGCATTTGTGTGTGCCCAAATGACCATGGAGTACTTGAGCTCTGAGCAGAAGAGGGTAGTCTGACTCCCTCGCCAACCAATATTTGAAGTCTATGCAATAAAATCCTATGCTTAATTTCCCTGACTTCTGCAACCCCCAGTTTAATGCAGCATGCAGTACAGCAGACTCTACATTTAATTCACTCCAGCGCACATTTGCATCAGTGTAACACTATTCATGTCAGTTGTCATTAAATTGTCTGGCAAACCTGGAATTGTAAACAGACTCATGCTTTGTATTTTCCAGCAGTGGGGCTACAAATAATCAGTTTCACATGCAAGGCTTGTTTCATTGTTTTTGACTAGATTGAAATGTAGCTCCCAGAGTTGGGACACTGTCTGGTGTATAACCTTTGAATTTGATTTTGATGAATGGGGCTTTGTTTTCTTTGGTATCAGTCTGGTCAGTCTCTTTAGTACATGTTGAAAATAGGTTTTATCCATTCATTGCCCACAATTGGTACTTGAGCTCTGGACCTAGTAAAATGCAAAAGATGGTGGTGTACAGTACTACTTGAATTTAAGatctctctctgatatctctgaCCTATTAAAGTAATTTTTTGGCTAATGATTGGCTGAGTTACTGCTGTAGCTTTTAGATCATGACTCTGCAATTCAGAAGCACTGGAGTTAAACCAATGCAGTAGCTTTGATATTCCAGATATCTGTTTCCCTTTAGCAAGGGAAGGAAaaatttgctttttgttttaacCTACATTCAGGTGTTTTTTTTGGTGGGAGTGAAAGTGTAAAATTTATCAACCTCAATTTCTGGAATTTAAAGTGACACTGTACAAGGTATCAATCATTAGCTTTAGAGATAATGCATAACCTAATTCAAGCAACATTGCTTTGTGCTATTTTCAGATGGTGCTGGGTGATTAATTGATAAAAACACGCTTAAAAGCTGTTTGAATTGTTGATGCAAGTCATATTTCCTGCTCCTGCAGCAAGTATTCAGGCATTAGAAGTTATCCCCGGTTTTGCTCCACAGTGAGGCAAGCCCAAAACTTTTTAAGCTGAAATCAAAACAGCAGTTTGCTGAGTCAGATTCTTCCGAGGTAGTAATTGTGATACCTCCCTCTGTTCCTAGATAaacttccagtgtggaaagttTGACTAAAATCCAAGTCATGAAATAGTTGAGAGAAGTTTGAGGAGTTGGTATTCTGGGTGTCTCTCCTTGTATACATCTTTGGCTGGAGTTATTGGGAATGGGATGTGTGCCTCTGTAATGAATGACAGAAAAGGTTTCCTAAAGGGAGTGAGTGACTTTCTCGAAGATTATCATAACCTACCTTGATCTTGTATGGGAAAGCAGATTGTATTTGTGAACTTCTGCCCTGTGCTATTCTAACTGGTATTAATCCACTCCAAAGTAAGCTGGCTAATGCCTATGTTACAGTAACACACAGGTTGCTTTTTAATGAAGAAATTTGTGGCCTCTGGTCCCATTATTGAAAAATGCATTTGCTAATGCTTGAGGTGTAGCATCCACCAGATTTTCCAATCACTCATTGTTGGTCTGAACATGGCAACAAGAGTTTAGAGCCTGACAGTTCGCTGTCTGCTTTTTGCTTGTGTGGCTGAATACACATTCTCCAAAGCCTTGCTTTGAATGCAGTTTTTACTAGAATTTATGTTTTTAGAATAATTGAACTGAGTAGATCTGTTTAAATATTCATTTCTGCCCTGACATGCTCTTCCAGTTGAGGCTTTATGTCTGAGTGATATGTCAAACTCTCCTATGACCTGGTCATACACGCTGATCATTATTCATCATCCTGGCCTTTTAGGGATGGTGTGATGCATACTGATCACCTTTAAAACAAAAGCTTATTAGCTGAACCAAGTTAGAATCCAGCTCACTTCTCAGGATCGAAGAACAACAAAGCCGTAAGTGGAAGGTGGGTTGGGGCAAATTGACCATGGCTTTAGTCACTGGAATGCAACAGCCTATGTTGAAAAAGCTGCATGTTATCCGTGAAAACTGCTGCTGAGGAGTATGTAGCTGGTGTTTAATTGTGCAGCGGGCATGTAAATTAATTATCTATCTTACCTCATTCCTTTTGTTCAGGTGAGGAACCGTGTAAAGATGTGGTGCAAGATGTTGATGACGACAATCAGTGAGAAGACATGGCGAATGAGAAGACCCTGTCTGCCCCTCTCCTGTCCCTCCCCACAGTCCTAGTCCAAGCTGAGAACCAGTAAATTTGATGTTGGTGCTGGACCTCAGAATTAGCTATGTGCCCATTTGGGTTCCGaggattatttttgttttttattttattttttacttGGTTAAAATAAAATCTAAAAGCAATGCTGTCTCTCTATGGATGTTTAACTGGGACCTGCTTTCTTGACTAGCTACCATAATTCTTTGGAAATTGTTTTGAAACAACTGTTCAATTCTACTTAATGCAGCTTTATGAATAGTTCATGCCTGCACTTTTTTTAACCACTTGAGATCTGAGCATTGAATTTGAATTGCTGGTTGGTCATGAATTGCAAAGAATGACAACCGAACCTGTGTGCTGTGAGCACCCCCACCCTCCAAAAAACCCCCTTTTAAGTGCGTTGTGCATCTTGCACACCAAACCATCTTAACCTTCTTAGCGACTGCATGCTGTTGGTTTGCTTATTTTTATTCCCCAGAAAAAATACTTGCAGCGATTAGTGTGGCTAAACAAATAAAACTGTATTTGTGAGCAGTTAAGTAGCTTGCTCTGAAAGTCTGTGAGCCTGATGTGCAGTGTTTTTCTTCAGTGCTTTTGATCCTAAAGATAGCAGATGACAGTTACTTCCATAGATAGTCCTTTGCTGTTTTTTTTGTCCATCCTGGCAGAGCAGGTCATGTTTGAGCTGCTGTTGAAGCCTGCATGCTTAAAACAAGTTTTGGTTTTTTTCCTACCCACTCCTCCTCCTTTTTCTCCCtaccccttctctttctctctttgttcaGTATGTGTAACTTGAAGCTAATTTGTACTACTGGATATATCTGACTGGAGCCACCGATACAGATCTGTATCCTTCTTACTGAAACACAGCATGGATTAATATTAAACTTAAATAAAAGAACCTAAATTAAGATCTCTTGCTGTTTATCCTGTCTGTGACTCTGCGTTGCCTGTTTGTTTTACAGACATTGAAAAGAGAACACAGTGAGGAAGATTAAACGAAGGGAGGAGTGTTGCTGTTCAGTATATTACGAATGCTCTTGGTTTTGGTGCCAGAATTAGAAGCGAGATTGTAGGGAGTGAGAAGAGTAAGAGAATGTTTTGGTGTTAGTTAAACTGACTTGCAGAAAATATTCTTTTGGAAAGTTGGTATTAGCAGGCAGTAGTTTTGGTCATTGGTATAATTTGAAGAATCCAGTGCAGCCTAGCCTAGCCGCCTCCACTACATCCTGGTTATTGTACCAGGTTGATTTTTGAGATGAAGCAATTATTGTCCTCTCCCGAAACAATTAGTTGGTGCTGCTTTCGGTTTTACTGATGTCAGCAATCCTTTGCAACTTTACCAAAAATTCTTAAGTATATAAAATGGAGCAAGTTTTGCCCTTGTCCCAGGCAACTGCACCATCTCTTTAGCAATGCTATTCGATAGTAATTGATTGGGTTACCTTCTTTCCTTAGTTTAGGAATCTAAGTGGATTTAGCAGAACTTCAGCCAAGACCTATTCCTCAATATCCAGTGACTGTTGCTGCGTGTTTAATGCCTGAGGTAATTATCCCTTCAATCAGACACCAACTGGAAAACATGTTCAGAAGCTTGAGCAGAACCTTGCCCCTGATCTGTCTACATTGGATTGTCCCTCTAGGAATTGTTTATGAATCTGAGCTCCCAAATCAAATACTATAAGTACATATCACACATTATAAATTACAAATGCTTGTTTTCCTCACTAAATCAATCTATTGTGAAGTAACTGTCAAATAATTGCTGGAAAGAAAGGAGGAGCACTGATCTTGCAGTGGTACTGCAAGGACTATAGAGTACAACAATTAAAGCTGTGGTTAATTTTTTCAGCAAAATGTCTCCAAAGGAGAGCAGGTCAGTGAATGTTTGGAGACTCCTTCCTTACAGCCTGCGAATAAGCTGTTGGAAAAGCAGCACAGGAAAAATAAAGCAAGTGCAAGCGACCAGACTAGAGAACAGAATGAAGATTTCACAGAGCCCAGCTGAAATAATGTCAAAAGATACTGGTTGCCAAAATGTATGTATAGTTTTGAGAATGATGGTAGTCACCTAGCAAGGGCAATGTTGGTGGAGTGTTTCAATACTTAAGGTTGTAAAGCAAATAGTGTGAAAATATACCTTTCAGCTAAAGATCACATAATTAGTAATCAATGATCTGATTATTAATCTGTTTCAACTGAGTAGCAGACATAAATATCAAAATATCAGTAAATGGAGGAACAATGCTCGGTAGATGGAAAATTGAATTTCTCTTAAATTCTCTTAATACTAGATAATTGGTAACTAAAGTATTATTTAAGAGTTGAACTCTGAATGAAAGCTGTAGACCAGTAAATTTAATATCAATGGATCGTATTTGGAAGATGGCTATGGGTATAAAGCAAGGCTTGAATGCAACATCATTCTAGGAACGAACTACTGGTGTTAGAAGATAATCTGATGTGTAGATCAGGAAAGTGTCATTGAGATCTTTCTTTTTCAGAGAGTTAATATTTGAATGATTTATCACCATGAAGATGTAGATTGGAGATATAAAGTATAACGGAGGACTTTTCAGGCAGTGAAAGAGTTTCATTGAGTCTTTTGCCAATGATTAACATTGTTTCTGTAAAGCATGCTGATTTTCTCTAATTTCCCAAAACCTTTATATACTTGTTCCACTGTCTTTGAATATGGTTAAATTTTCTCTATTTTTGCCCATAAAAGTTTTGCCATTTAAATTTCACTCCTTGAAAGGAATTTGTTCAGCTTACAAGTTCTTGGCTGTCCACTTAGTTTTGTctcctttttctttaattttttgaCCATTGGTCACTGACATTCCCCATCTGTGTTCCTGTTTACTTTGATATTTTCACCACCTGTTTTCCTGACATGATCTATTGCTATTATTGATCGTAATTGTTCTAATTTTTTCAGCCCTGGCCTCCTGCGACTTATTACAAATGAGCAATGACTTATTTCCATGAGCATTGCCACCAGTGATCCACTGTAGTATGTTGTGTAACACTTACTGTAATTAAACAAAATGTTCTCAACTTCTTGTGCAGTGGTGAGATTACTCATTTGTCTGAGTATATTAAATAAAGTTACGGGTACCAAAATGGTGAACAAGATACTTAAGATTCATAAGGGACTAAAATGTGCAGTATATATAACTGCAAACAACAGGATCTTAAGAGTTGGTGCTATATTTGATATGCTAAACAACTAGAATGAAGCTGCAGTTTAAGACATTTGCAGTGTTAGTTTCAAGCTCGATTAGGAAAACGTCACTTGCTGTTTTATCAAGTTtttaagaaaaacattttcatcgTACTTAAACCAGTGCCTCAAGTAGTGCTTTTTCTCATGATCTAACTAATATGCATTTGTACTATCTACCTTGGCTAGTATAGAACAAATTAAATTTCCTTTCAAATTTGCCTACCTTTTCATAGAAGCCACTCTCTGAAGGGGTGACATTGCCCTTGATGGGGTACACGAGTAGGGATTGTGGTTAATTGTTTGGGAAACTGAGACCTAATGCCGATTACTCAAATGGTTATGGGTTAATTGTTCACCTTTTAAAGTGTTCTAATTCTGTTGGGGCAAGTCTTTAAAAATGACAAGTTGGAAAACTTTTGTCCCAGGGTATTGGTGAGGTTGACAGTGTGAATCTGGCACAGATATGCTTCTGGAAAGGAGAATGGCACATATTTTGGGGTTACTCCTGACTAGAAACTGTCAAAAGTTTGACTCTGGTATACCCTGTATATTCTGTAACACCAACTCAGAGCATTTCTCTATTCTACAAGGCTAGAATACTGTTTGCTTCCCTGGGTGTAGCTCCAATGACATGTCTGATTCCATTCAGCACAGAACAGTTTTCTTGATAGATTGACTATCTCCAATATGGACTCACTAATCAGCGTGCCATTGATCAACAAACAATACCTGGTAACCTATAGGGTTCCTGGCAGCAACTTAACAGctattgctgaacagagagaaatGTTGCCAGAGGTTTTTGCCTTAATACTCATCAGAACAAACATGAATGCAAACTTCAAATCATCACAATTTGTCTCTGGAGATTAAGAtaaatggatgtaagtttgctcgctgaactggaaggtttgttttcagacatccTGTCACCataactaggtaacatcatcagtaagcctccagtgaagcactgttggtatggcctgcttttatttgtgtttaggtttctttggggtggcgatgttatttcctgttctttttctcaggaggttgtaaatgggatccaagtcaatatgtttattgattaacattccagttagaatgccatgcttctaggaattgtcATGTGGAGGGTATATGGAGCATTGAAACTGTGCCTGAACATGTTTAGATCATCAGGCAAATGATGCTAGCCTTTAAATCCAGTGTTTGCAATGAATTAATGATGGCAGTATTCCAAGTAATGTCAGCATATCAAACTCTTTATTAAAGGCACATACTGATTAGCAGCAGTATAATAAAATAAGCTTAATTGAATGGAAACAGTACAGGTTATAATTCAAAGCAACTGCCAAACCATAACGGTGTTGAAATTGAGACACATGGTACAGAATGTAACCAGTAACTGCCTTGGTTAGAATTTGGATCTGTTCAAAGCTTTAGATGGGTGAAGAAGGAACAACAGTACTttttggaaaaattcagcaggtctggcaacatcaatgaataaaaaaaaattaacatttcagatctgttGATCCTTCAGAGCTGTTCTGAAACATGGGTGCTGCCAGACtggagttttttccagcaatgtttgttttttgtctctgacttccagcatctgtggaTTTTTTGAGATGAAGGAAGTTGTGGTGAGTTGCTGCTGAGCGTTGGTTTTAAATGCACTTGTTCTGCATGAAGCAGGTTGAAGCATTATGCCAGCCAGTGCAATGCACCTTGTTCCAGTGCACGAGTAAAGGAAGTGGATAAAGCAACTGTGAAGAGGTATCTTAAAAACAGCAACTGCTTGTGGTACTGAATGAAAACTCTGGCCTATTTACTAATCCCACTGCAGCACTTCATAGAGGCAAGAGTTGGGAATTAACCAAAAATTACCACATCTAAAGAAGATAGATGAGTTTCTTCATCTCATCACTGACTTGGCAGCCTTGAAACTTCCATTTCAAGCCACTGAAATCAACCTTCTCCACGTGGTGCTTCTCCCTATGTTCATCATGTTGAGCATCCTTCGTCCTGGGGAAAGAATGAGATCTCTTCTTCAAACTTGCTAATAATCATTCATGCTGTGACTTTTACCATACCCATTTCAGCTAGCAGCACTACAAAGGTAATTGAatctctggggcagaacattggccatttcctgttcttgcccTGAGCGCACAGGCTAACCAGACCTGGATTCATCACTGAGCAGCTACATCAAGTAGGTTAGGGGATGAAGGTTAGGAGGCAGTCCTGCAGCATGTTCAGCCCCAAAGGCACTACTTTTGGGGAGCTGATAATTACTATTGTCATCGATGAGGGATCTGCCCCCTTGTTAAAGGAGATGCTAAACAGCATTAAAAGTGGTTTGCTTTTAAAAACACTTTTCCGTTATGTCTCTAAAGTGGCAAATCACCCTAAGCCTAAGTATGAATGCAGAGTGCCTGGGGTTTTGTGGCTGAAAGATTCCAGTTGATGTGGTAATGTGCAAGATACTTGGTGTGAGTTGTTAGGGTGAGCAAGAATTAGATCAGGGAAGTGGTGGGCAAACCTGAGCTGTTGCAACTCGTCAAAGTAAAGCTTGTGTTTGTGAGAGGTTTCTAAAACACATTTGCTGTTGTGGCTAAGTGCGGGAGCCACCTGCAAGTTTCAATATGTAGAAAAATGGCAGAAGTAGATTCTTTGGTaccttgaatctgctctgccattcaataagattcccaatgcagaccctctgacagttctgcacttcctcagcactgcccttcacaccccccccatacacacactgcaCTTCCCCATTTGCCCCTAATAGAATCAAACCTTCCTGAGTTGCAGGTTCCACGTGTTTCAAACCTTTCCTGAAATCTGAATTAAGTGTAACCTGTTTGGCCCATCCTACTGCAAGAGGATTGATTCAGTTTGTGCTTGCTTCCCTGTACTGAGAGAAACTGACCAGCAGGTGGAGGACTGGTCCCCCTAACATGAACACAACCGTTTGGAAGGAAATGAATGTTTACTTACTCAAACAGATTGTAGAGGATGCGTTCAGAGAGAGCACAGAGTGAAAAGAACAATTTGTACGTGAATTTGGTGTTTTCATCAAGCA is a genomic window containing:
- the ywhae1 gene encoding tyrosine 3-monooxygenase/tryptophan 5-monooxygenase activation protein, epsilon polypeptide 1; protein product: MEDREDLVYQAKLAEQAERYDEMVESMKKVAGMDVELTVEERNLLSVAYKNVIGARRASWRIISSIEQKEECKGVEEKLKMIREYRKTVENELKEICNDILDVLDKHLIPAANTGESKVFYYKMKGDYHRYLAEFATGNDRKEAAENSLVAYKAASDIAMTELPPTHPIRLGLALNFSVFYYEILNSPDRACRLAKAAFDDAIAELDTLSEESYKDSTLIMQLLRDNLTLWTSDMQGDGEEPCKDVVQDVDDDNQ